One window of Mauremys mutica isolate MM-2020 ecotype Southern chromosome 20, ASM2049712v1, whole genome shotgun sequence genomic DNA carries:
- the LOC123353785 gene encoding SH3 domain-binding protein 5-like — protein MPKSNSWAQQETQKAALRYEWAVSIHNAAREMVFVAEQGVMADKNRLDPTWQEMLNHATCKVNEAEEERMQSEREHQCVTRLCQQAEAKVQSLQKSLKRVIVKSKPDFELKAQFNQILEEHKAKVTGLEQRVSQAKRRYSVALRNLEQISEQIHARRLQRLIQCRALPVGAEAGAGLGAECPPTDTLSMLSLQTIASDLQKFDSVEHLLGLSDATSLNSDELEEQEQRRGGQSQFKHHRSVSL, from the exons ATGCCAAAATcaaactcctgg GCTCAGCAGGAGACGCAGAAGGCAGCACTGCGGTACGAATGGGCGGTCAGCATCCACAACGCCGCCCGCGAGATGGTCTTTGTGGCGGAACAGGGCGTCATGGCCGACAAGAACCGGCTCGACCCCACCTGGCAGGAGATGCTCAACCATGCCACCTGCAAG GTGAATGAGGCGGAGGAGGAGCGGATGCAAAGCGAGCGGGAGCACCAGTGCGTCACTCGGCTCTGCCAGCAGGCGGAAGCCAAGGTGCAGAGCCTGCAGAAATCCCTCAAGCGTGTCATCGTAAAGAGCAAGCCCGACTTCGAGCTCAAGGCCCAGTTCAACCAGATCCTCGAG GAGCACAAGGCCAAGGTGACGGGGCTGGAGCAGCGGGTCTCCCAAGCCAAAAGGCGCTACTCGGTGGCGCTTCGTAACCTGGAGCAGATCAGTGAGCAGATCCACGCCCGGCGGCTGCAGCGCCTCATCCAATGCCGGGCCTTGCCAgtaggggcagaggcaggggctggcCTGGGTGCTGAGTGCCCCCCCACGGACACGCTCTCCATGCTCAGCTTGCAGACCATTGCCTCCGACCTGCAGAAGTTTGActcggtggagcatctgctggGGCTGTCGGACGCCACCAGTCTCAACAGCGAtgagctggaggagcaggagcagcgacGGGGCGGACAGAGCCAGTTCAAGCACCACCGCAGCGTCAGCCTCTAA